CCACTTCAGCACCTCTCTCCTCGGAATCCACGAGCGGCGTGGTTTCCGTCACTACTTTAGCAGCTTCTTGAGCGGCTACATTCGCGGCTACCGCATCCAAATGGGACCAGTCGAGTTCCAGCTGCAAAATCAACACTTCAAATGCAATTCAAAGATTGCAATTACGAATACTACGATTAAAACGGTTTGTTACAAAAGTCCCACCTTCCCAAGATTAGCCCTCTCGGCTATTTCCGCTGCTTGTCGTAAAGCATCCAGGTGATGGTCCATTTGCTGCAGCGGTTCACCCATTGCCTATTAAACAGCAAATTCTATTTCCGACCACACCACTTGCTTCTGAGAGAATGAGACATGAAACACCAGACGTACCTCTCTGTACTTCTGACTAATGAGAGAGAACGGTAGATACAATGCCCAACAAACTGTGGCCAGGGCAGTAGCGCGAGCTTCCAGCACACGAATGTCGACCTGCAATGCAATAACTTGTGGAGGTTTCTACAAAAATTCACTAACATACGAAAATTCGAGTGTTTCCATGGTGTGTATTAAGGGGATAATTAATTAAGAGGTTCCATCGTCGTTGCAGCGAGGATCGACTCCGCCCTAATGCCACCAAAGCCTTAAATCCCtgcggcgcatcccaagcggattgattcacGTCAAAGTCAAAGTACAAAAGCAGAGTCATTTAAGTGCATTCAAGTCAAATGATCGAAAGAAGACAGACATGTACAGATGTTGTATGGTTCGCAACATTtgcaagaaagaaattctatTCCTAACTATTCCGGCTACAAAGAAAGGCAATCGGCCAGTTTTTTaggctttttgtttttagcgGCAGATTCGAAACAGTATAAAAGTTTATCCTGCTTTCAAAGACCCCATAAACAGAAACAGATTTAACAAAACTTGAAATGCAATTGAAATGCAGCAAGATACGATACAGGATGATCATTATTGCGTCAAAGATTACTAACAGATACCACTCAAcacaaaattcctgaaaacatGGCGTTATCAATAAGAGAAGATGACTACTTTTACTCACCGATGGGCTTGCAACTGCGCTGAGCAGATCGTCAAAACGTGGCATAATGCGCAATGTTGCTTGACACAACATGTGGCTGAGTTGTGGCGACGCATGTTGCAGCGGAACGGCAGCGAGTTGATCGGTGAGCTGATGGCAGAGGCGAAGTACAGCGACGCAGTGTTGCAGTAGACCGGTCACGTCGTAAACCCAAGCGTTTTTATCGAGAACTTGAGctaaaaatagtggaaaataACAGCAGtgttttgaaacaaatttatCAGCCTTAGTAGCCCTTCAAACGATATCAAAGAATTAAAAACAAGCTGTTTTCACttctattttcaaagtttttacaaatatataagcagaaaaacttaaaatgGCAGAACTGGAAATAGTGTGACGGTGACTAAGAACTGAACTTCACAAAAAAGTAGTAAGGGACCTGGGACTGTAGACCTTTGAACAGAATCATATGGAAACGGGTAACGGGTAAGGCAAATGCCACGGAACAAAATATTCTAGTAAAATGTTCGGTGGAAATCGTATTGTAAAGCTCGGTTAGACTAAACGCGAACTAAAATGAtaaaatcctggaaaattttgatgtcAAAGCGCTTCAAAACCATGGAATGCGCTCGCGTTTCAATCCTTACAACAGTGTTTACAATGCTCCTAGCAGTTAAGGTTATTCAAGACTTTCCTGGAATACGGATTTACGATTGAAGGTTAGTTAGTcagtaaattaattaatcaatacCTGCATCCTCTGAAATGGGGAATGCAAAGTTTCGTTGAGTTAAAGAAAACATGTATTTAATCCacgaaaacaataaacaataggagaaaaaatggGGAACGGTAAAAGCGTGACAAAAAACATAACCGCATCACTGACTTATTAAGCTTTGAAGGAAATTGGACCTAAGTAAACATTAAAGAgaattctccaattttttttacttattcttccTATTGTTTGAAATGTAGTGATGAAGTATAGGTGAAGCAACCTTTTTAAGACAGAGAAATATACTCAGTCTTGTTCTTGCAAATAAATCAATcttgcattttctttcctcttttcccaATCCGATGACACGATATCCAGGTATATTCTTACTTAGAAGTCAATAACCGCAACCTCTTGTTGCACACATCGTAAATTCTTCCTATAATTTTtgtactttcaaaaataatggtCGCAAAATACGAACAGCGCGGTTCGTCTGATTGTGGCATGACATGACAGTATGCATGATCGTCCAAACCTTGtgctctttcctctttttcgatAGCTGAGCGATACAGTGTTAACCGAACTTTCAAAGACAATTTTGTGGAAATAAAATAGTCGGcccaaataagaaaaaaaaaccgcaaatCACGCCTGCACTTCCAGAAATGGCTGAAGTTGCCCTGACGATGAATTCAGAGAATGTTAATTGGCAGAGCTTTCGCTCTTCAGAATCCGATCAGATGACAACTTATTATTACGTTACCGCACTCGTAATTCGCTACGAGAATGTTTGAGCTGATTAGGACTGAGAGCGAAAAGTTATAAGCCATCGGAATCGAACAGCAGCTTAACGACTGATGGAATCTCCTCAAGATCTTCTCCTTCTAATTGAGAAATTCAAAGCGCTCCTCCTTTGCAAGTTCTGCATTTCCATTATAAATATCAGAAACCTAAGACGTCACTCAGTGTTAAAACAGTGTTAAAACGCCTGTCCAACATCATTTCAATCACAAGCATCCAATCACAGCATTCACGTTCTTTTCCGGGTGTTTCGTCGTCTCTTCCATAAACTGCTCTCGTTGTGCCCACTTCTTCCGTCTCGTGATTCCGACGGTTTAGTCATTAGTTATCCTGATGTGATTCGTTCGATGTCTTATGTGAGCATTTGACATTTTTACTTGCGTTACGTAGCTCATTAGAAAAGAGCAGATATATCGAAACATCATGTCCAATTGTAAGAGGCAGATGTATTGCTGCACCGCCAGCCACGCACCTGGATTCCCCCGCAACAAGAGTTATATCAATAGAAAGGTAACCCTTTGCTTCAACAAATCTCAGTCGCAAACAAATTTAAGACGTTGTAAACTATCACTGTCTAAGACTGCAGGcctagaaatttcaaaacaagacTGAAGCACAGAGATAGAGAAGCTCCCTTGTCGAATCGGATGAGTGACTGCAAGTCCTCGTCCTTCGAAAGAACGATAGATTTTAGAGTTCCTTTTCTTAAGCTACAGCCTCTATCACTTAAAAACTGACGTTTTTCTCGCATGAAGTCTTTTTCATAGTCTCATATTGCAGATAAAGTCCGGAGGATTATATCGAAATGTAACGCTTAAGTAATATTTGCTTAGATGTTAGTCATCTAAgactatttttttccctgaaaaaacCGATGCTATCTAGTCATGCTATTCTCCGCAGActagaatttctatttttcttcatcagaTCTTTAAGGCTCTACCGCCTACTGGTGATCGGTGGTGATTACTGGTGACTCCTTAGAAGTGTTCGGCGGGTCAACATGAGCGTGTAACTAACCCTTCAGATTCCTTTCACACCGAGTTGTTTCTGGTGTAGaagttggcaaaaaaaaagatccaattGCTAGCATATGTGGCACTTGGCTAGCACAATGACATACAAAAATGTACATGAAATCTGAGTGGAGGCTCGGTTTGGGAACACTTCAAATGAGTGACTGGAAATCCTCGTCCTTCAAAAGAACGGAAGAATTTAAAGTTCTGCATAcatttatctgtttttttttaaacaaattaaagCAAATGGAATAGTTCAGTTACAAACGTGTCCTTgcaacttttatttctttttcgagaaGATCCATGAAAACCTGAAGTTCCGAAGTGTGAAGCTACTAAACTAtcactttaatttttgttcagcCCCGTCTCGAAGACCACCGATGCACATTCCCTGCGCTAACAAAACTCAATGCCAATCACATATTCGCCGTGCATATACAAGAGCACGCGATGACAAAAACCCTTTGACACCCAGTGTGCGCATGTGAAAGAGAGAGCGCAGCCACCTCTGCCGCCACATCGCGCTAGATGTCCTCGATAGTGGGGTGCGCAGGGATGCTCTGCTAGCCATTTGGACTCTACAGTAACCCACTCGTGCCGTTGCTACCGCGACGAAACGGCAGTTCCGAAGTGTCTTGGCAATCGGCCAGAGACCTTGAAAGGAACAACACAACCGGTTTGTTACACGCTACTGCTGCTGTATTGTACGAGCCTCCTTCCCATTGCCATCAT
The Necator americanus strain Aroian chromosome I, whole genome shotgun sequence genome window above contains:
- a CDS encoding hypothetical protein (NECATOR_CHRI.G205.T1); its protein translation is MDTVVFLALAVLAAVFIVSLLVLIVMCQRRRMQIRSFKLATASPGFSKLRNENLDGHIMQLSPLIAQVLDKNAWVYDVTGLLQHCVAVLRLCHQLTDQLAAVPLQHASPQLSHMLCQATLRIMPRFDDLLSAVASPSVDIRVLEARATALATVCWALYLPFSLISQKYREAMGEPLQQMDHHLDALRQAAEIAERANLGKLELDWSHLDAVAANVAAQEAAKVVTETTPLVDSEERGAEVGDPSAEPIDLSNSIPVNGNHPIDPSG